One part of the Deinococcus sp. NW-56 genome encodes these proteins:
- a CDS encoding TIR domain-containing protein — protein sequence MRYTTLDLAKEAVRRRLALLKEALDRVGQLRKTARKAPDSPSQPATEKKRSKRPAASTERPFHFCLSFAGEDRKYAQALHRLLTKRGMRVFYDNAEKHDLWGRNLYEHLADIYEHRAHFCVMFASRHYVEKAWTGLEREFAQARAFKQPDYILPVRIDDTPVPGLAPTKGYLDVRENTLPEIANTAVRLLAERRPGLVPPPPVSQYPRRRPSPNTGKKTGRLPRTAPAFALLGNHIYEAARYRETDDVITLHLRPRSGEEEARLRTLRDPRGPAWGSTLAFAYRLDGANVSVQDVTHEGEGDRAVAVVTLRPERSPRQRIFIGQDDRALAERAARFIVFAEEPQSRESWTLPLYGRDRDVQFRAGLLLTLWRTWAGTKGTFLAAARLLLVYHLKTLGVVEHITTLEVGPSKGDRLPITLRGYRQAPYGEGRTEVNVEGEITLSRAERQT from the coding sequence ATGCGTTACACCACCCTCGATCTGGCGAAAGAAGCAGTCCGGCGTCGTCTCGCGCTGCTCAAGGAGGCGCTCGATCGGGTAGGACAACTGCGAAAAACAGCGCGAAAGGCACCGGATAGCCCCTCCCAGCCAGCAACTGAGAAAAAGCGCTCTAAACGTCCGGCCGCGTCTACCGAGCGTCCTTTCCACTTCTGCCTGTCCTTTGCCGGTGAGGATCGCAAATACGCCCAGGCGCTTCACCGGCTGTTGACCAAACGCGGGATGCGAGTCTTCTACGACAACGCTGAGAAACACGACCTGTGGGGCCGAAACCTTTACGAGCACCTCGCCGACATCTACGAACACCGGGCGCATTTTTGCGTGATGTTCGCGTCGCGTCACTACGTCGAGAAAGCCTGGACCGGCCTTGAGCGTGAATTCGCCCAGGCCCGCGCCTTCAAGCAGCCGGACTACATCCTGCCTGTGCGCATCGACGACACACCTGTGCCCGGTCTCGCCCCGACCAAGGGCTACCTCGACGTGCGCGAGAACACCCTGCCGGAGATTGCGAACACTGCGGTTCGTCTCCTCGCCGAACGTCGTCCCGGCCTGGTGCCTCCGCCCCCCGTGAGCCAGTATCCTCGCCGCCGACCTTCCCCGAACACCGGCAAGAAAACAGGTCGCTTGCCCCGCACGGCTCCGGCCTTCGCGCTGCTGGGTAATCACATCTACGAGGCTGCCCGGTACCGCGAAACCGACGATGTCATCACCCTGCACCTGCGCCCACGGAGCGGTGAGGAGGAGGCACGGCTGCGGACCCTGCGTGACCCACGAGGCCCCGCTTGGGGGAGTACCCTGGCCTTCGCATACCGCCTGGATGGAGCGAATGTGAGCGTGCAGGACGTGACCCATGAAGGAGAGGGCGACCGTGCAGTTGCGGTGGTCACACTGCGGCCCGAGCGCTCGCCCCGGCAGCGGATCTTCATCGGGCAAGACGACCGGGCGCTGGCAGAACGCGCTGCACGCTTCATCGTATTCGCTGAGGAGCCCCAGTCCCGAGAGTCTTGGACGTTGCCCCTTTACGGCCGGGACAGGGACGTACAATTTCGTGCCGGGTTGCTGCTGACCCTTTGGCGCACTTGGGCGGGTACGAAGGGAACCTTCTTGGCAGCAGCGAGGCTGCTGCTCGTCTACCACCTCAAGACCTTAGGGGTCGTGGAACACATCACGACCCTTGAGGTCGGTCCCTCGAAAGGGGATCGCCTTCCCATCACGCTTCGCGGGTACCGTCAGGCCCCATATGGAGAAGGCCGTACAGAAGTGAACGTTGAGGGCGAGATCACGCTTTCTCGGGCGGAGCGCCAGACATAG
- a CDS encoding Fic family protein, translating into MTRPTSRADIDLEGRRRLLRDLGGLPETGVQNREWLYMLQEETRQSLSIEGYFATEQELRAVLAGRKTFPEILNYYRAAQGLYDLAQQQAREGELGFTVAIVRHAHSALFRELTGRRGEFRLGAIRIQGAKVTPPAHDVEAYVRAFVRLVPDLLTRFPPIPALARLHALFESIHPFTDGNGRAGRILMNYLAVTQGLPPVIIKGEAQEERDRYYAALEAADLGFHAGFPPPEEQALSGALREGDFAPLEALLREGVQPQLDRLIIAAVETGQELRELRDLAPMFGVQEATLRQWVTRGRLIAVKRGRRLVSHPKLFLGERAAEGEG; encoded by the coding sequence GTGACACGCCCCACCTCGCGCGCCGACATCGATCTTGAGGGCCGCCGCCGCTTGCTGCGCGACCTCGGCGGCCTCCCCGAGACGGGTGTGCAGAACCGGGAGTGGCTGTACATGCTCCAGGAGGAGACTCGCCAGTCGCTTTCCATCGAGGGCTACTTCGCCACCGAACAGGAGCTCCGGGCCGTCCTTGCCGGACGCAAGACCTTTCCAGAAATCCTCAACTACTACCGCGCCGCCCAGGGCCTGTACGACCTCGCCCAGCAGCAGGCCCGTGAAGGAGAACTCGGCTTCACGGTCGCCATCGTGCGTCACGCCCACAGCGCACTCTTTCGTGAACTCACCGGGCGCCGGGGCGAATTTCGCTTGGGGGCCATCCGCATCCAGGGAGCCAAAGTGACCCCTCCTGCACATGACGTGGAAGCTTACGTCCGTGCCTTCGTACGGCTCGTCCCTGACCTCCTCACGCGCTTTCCCCCGATTCCGGCCCTCGCCCGCCTGCATGCCCTGTTCGAGAGCATCCACCCCTTCACGGACGGCAATGGCCGTGCTGGGCGCATCCTGATGAATTACCTGGCGGTCACGCAAGGCCTGCCCCCCGTCATCATCAAAGGCGAGGCCCAGGAGGAGCGTGATCGCTACTATGCCGCTCTCGAAGCGGCTGACCTCGGTTTTCACGCGGGCTTTCCACCTCCCGAGGAGCAGGCCCTGAGCGGCGCCCTACGGGAAGGCGACTTCGCACCATTGGAGGCCCTGCTGCGGGAGGGGGTACAACCCCAGCTCGACCGTCTCATCATTGCGGCGGTGGAGACAGGCCAGGAATTGCGCGAGCTGCGTGACCTTGCCCCGATGTTCGGAGTCCAGGAAGCGACGTTGCGGCAATGGGTGACACGCGGGCGCCTTATCGCCGTCAAACGCGGCAGACGCTTGGTCAGCCACCCGAAGTTGTTTCTGGGTGAGCGCGCGGCAGAAGGGGAAGGCTGA
- a CDS encoding DUF4238 domain-containing protein, translating to MNRTIRQHFVPRAYLRRFSSSSSGTGIERTHALIKRNTKIVEIPIQNIASRELFYDFGPGDQEQVLEQHFSQNIEGDLADLLRESVDHFKAAQTLVASHKRRLAAHLALQYLRTHEFRRVLAENLGGVAEMLTRQFRSLHNDLPDEFKVEANVDARAHLDLGMNDANIGTIAHILTQHAWQVVRAPAGRTFLTSDAPVMLIGEPLAPWMGVGFATYGARVLFPLDAEYLVVTTDIVSFRENGHLGENVVVEATEGMMDQYNFIILGMAAEQAVARTRLELERAEALLRAEAQYLGQSQP from the coding sequence ATGAACAGGACGATCCGACAGCATTTTGTTCCTCGTGCCTACCTCAGACGATTCTCTTCATCTTCGTCTGGGACGGGTATAGAGCGTACTCACGCTTTAATCAAGCGGAACACTAAGATTGTAGAAATTCCTATTCAGAATATTGCTAGTCGCGAGCTGTTTTATGACTTCGGGCCTGGGGATCAGGAGCAAGTACTGGAACAGCATTTTTCGCAGAATATTGAAGGCGATTTGGCAGACCTGTTAAGAGAATCTGTAGACCATTTCAAAGCAGCTCAAACACTTGTGGCAAGTCACAAGCGTCGTCTTGCTGCTCACCTGGCCTTGCAGTACCTTCGTACCCATGAGTTTCGCCGTGTGTTGGCGGAAAACCTTGGTGGCGTCGCCGAGATGCTCACGCGGCAATTCCGTAGCCTACACAATGACCTTCCTGATGAATTCAAGGTTGAGGCGAATGTGGACGCTCGGGCACATCTCGACCTCGGCATGAATGACGCCAACATCGGGACCATCGCGCACATCCTGACTCAGCATGCCTGGCAGGTGGTCCGTGCTCCGGCAGGCCGCACCTTCCTGACCAGCGATGCCCCGGTGATGCTCATTGGGGAACCTCTGGCGCCCTGGATGGGTGTGGGCTTTGCGACGTATGGTGCCCGGGTGCTGTTTCCTCTGGATGCCGAGTATCTGGTAGTCACCACCGACATAGTTAGCTTCCGTGAGAACGGCCACCTGGGCGAGAACGTCGTTGTCGAAGCTACCGAAGGGATGATGGACCAGTACAACTTCATCATCTTGGGGATGGCCGCGGAGCAGGCTGTTGCTAGGACTCGTCTGGAATTGGAGCGGGCGGAAGCTCTTCTGCGCGCCGAGGCTCAATACCTCGGGCAATCCCAACCCTAA
- a CDS encoding transposase: MSTSQILGERVRILADEFLAVPTTSYQQRSLQAALSMFLDTATKTALHRAELVSKSALSRLLNEYPWDTAQGWAILQRAQWDALLVAARRKHRPLLRLSVDLTSIEKKGSTLPFVRVYNEVHGIHLVVLFAEYGAVKFPVGYRVYRGKGTATPVTLARELLRTVPDAIRRRFRIRVLADSGFESAVFLDEVRQLGFEFVVGVRSTRRTMHPGEVTVADCPHGGYIELKNWPHDPLVLGRVDRGDRVFHAVSSELMEGDEVVAEGAKRWSEESFFKEGKHQFGLAQFALRTAVGLDRWVLLVFLAWTLAILHRETGMTLEACAALALMTVMPDVHLNRLLLTFSRNSEFLRQHGYSLRYARCNS; this comes from the coding sequence GTGTCTACGTCACAGATTCTGGGGGAGCGCGTCCGCATTCTGGCAGATGAGTTCCTGGCCGTTCCAACCACGTCCTACCAACAGCGCAGCCTCCAGGCTGCGCTGTCGATGTTCCTGGACACTGCCACCAAAACGGCGTTGCACCGCGCTGAGTTGGTCAGCAAAAGTGCGCTGAGCCGCCTCCTGAACGAGTACCCCTGGGATACGGCACAGGGTTGGGCCATCTTGCAGCGCGCCCAGTGGGACGCGCTGCTTGTCGCGGCCCGACGAAAACACCGCCCACTCCTGCGGCTGAGTGTCGACCTGACCAGCATCGAAAAAAAGGGCAGCACGCTGCCCTTCGTTCGCGTCTATAACGAGGTTCACGGCATCCATCTGGTCGTGTTGTTCGCCGAATACGGAGCGGTGAAGTTTCCCGTGGGGTACCGGGTCTACCGGGGCAAGGGGACAGCGACCCCAGTGACTCTGGCACGAGAACTTCTGCGAACCGTCCCAGACGCGATCCGTCGTCGATTCCGGATTCGCGTGTTAGCAGACAGCGGATTCGAATCCGCTGTCTTCCTGGATGAAGTCAGGCAGCTGGGCTTCGAGTTTGTGGTGGGCGTTCGGTCAACCCGGCGGACGATGCACCCAGGCGAGGTCACGGTGGCTGACTGTCCGCATGGAGGCTACATCGAATTGAAGAACTGGCCGCATGACCCGCTGGTGCTGGGTCGCGTCGACCGTGGAGACCGGGTGTTTCACGCGGTTTCTTCGGAACTGATGGAAGGCGACGAGGTGGTCGCCGAGGGGGCGAAGCGGTGGAGTGAGGAATCGTTCTTCAAGGAGGGCAAGCACCAGTTTGGTCTGGCGCAGTTCGCATTGCGAACTGCTGTGGGCCTGGATCGCTGGGTCCTGCTGGTGTTCCTGGCCTGGACACTGGCCATCCTGCACCGAGAGACCGGGATGACCCTGGAGGCGTGTGCTGCTCTGGCACTGATGACGGTCATGCCAGACGTTCATTTGAACCGCCTGCTCCTGACGTTCAGCAGAAACTCGGAATTTCTCCGCCAGCACGGCTATTCACTGCGCTATGCGAGGTGCAACTCCTGA
- a CDS encoding tyrosine-type recombinase/integrase, with product MTSPPLNELVPSFIHDLSGQRSAHTLRAYAADLRHLTSWLDTAVLDEAALARYFAAHAHWKPATVGRKHVAFRHFCTWGERRGHFTRNVAHELERVRLPEPHPRGLRRAEVERILAVIPAGQPRDRLLFRLLFETGLRIGEVLGLHLEDLDLTKGDEHLTVLGKGGRKRTILLDDPRLVAALRQYLRGLPYTHGHLFQALKNGKGGAMGYSSIQERWQAYTERAEVKCSLHQLRHSHATELVNGGVSLETIRKRLGHRHIQTTLRYAEVSDQTADAEMRAWRRKRGSR from the coding sequence ATGACGAGTCCTCCCCTGAACGAGTTGGTGCCCAGCTTCATCCACGACCTCTCCGGGCAGCGGTCGGCGCACACGCTTCGCGCCTACGCCGCTGACCTAAGGCACCTGACCTCCTGGCTTGACACCGCCGTCCTCGATGAGGCCGCCCTGGCCCGGTACTTCGCCGCTCACGCCCACTGGAAGCCTGCGACGGTTGGCCGCAAGCACGTCGCGTTCCGCCACTTCTGCACCTGGGGCGAACGGCGCGGGCACTTCACTCGCAACGTCGCCCACGAACTGGAGCGGGTGCGGCTTCCCGAGCCCCATCCCCGAGGGCTGCGGCGGGCCGAAGTGGAACGGATTCTCGCGGTGATTCCCGCCGGGCAGCCACGGGACCGGTTGCTGTTCCGCCTGCTGTTCGAGACGGGGCTGCGCATCGGGGAGGTGCTGGGCCTGCACCTGGAGGACCTTGACCTGACGAAAGGGGATGAGCACCTGACGGTCCTGGGGAAGGGAGGGCGCAAGCGGACGATCCTGCTCGACGACCCCAGACTCGTGGCCGCCCTGCGCCAGTACCTCCGGGGGCTTCCTTACACCCACGGGCACCTCTTTCAGGCCCTCAAGAACGGCAAGGGTGGGGCGATGGGCTATTCCTCCATCCAGGAGCGGTGGCAGGCGTACACCGAACGGGCCGAGGTGAAGTGCAGCTTGCATCAGTTGCGCCACAGCCACGCCACGGAACTGGTGAATGGCGGGGTCAGCCTCGAGACGATCCGCAAACGGCTCGGGCACCGTCACATCCAGACGACGCTGCGCTACGCCGAGGTCAGCGACCAGACCGCGGACGCCGAGATGCGTGCCTGGCGCAGGAAGCGGGGGTCAAGGTAA
- a CDS encoding Tn3 family transposase gives MTPRTPLLLTPAQREQFTRFPALDERTLARYYLLSEEDLRLVRERRRDFNKLGYAVQLTVLRHLGRGLRKGEALPAEVLAFLAEQLRVDPACHDDYARRDSTRKEHFAELCQRLGYVELSGRLNRELRDWLVPSAVVTEQAFPLVGTLIDELRRRHILTPRLSVLERLVNAARIQADQYTYGLLNLPLKGELPGRVDALLTPQGDEAFSRLVWLGRPVSVPKPKHVLTLLDKLAFVRTFPVQSNLRAFLPQSRLAHLAEEARRVSASHLAAYEPQRRQATLMARLFDLSETLTDGVFDLHDRLMVSLLREGERNAAEAFGQQGPSVIEQLGTYKSVCAALIAAREEQTDPYRAVEAVVSWERLVKTVRDGQDKISTEQLDPLHHVMKAYPKVRAYAPRLLSAFTFHAQGTAAPLVEALNLLREMYASGKRTLPEHVPLSFVRQKWTAHVFQDGEVDRRAYELCVLDELRLALRSGDVWVEGSRKYRDLDAYLLPQDVWQSRLPDLALDLPETFEAFWAVTEPKLAGQLREVEDLLSKGALSSVSLLSGKLRVGKVVKTVPDEAGPLQRTLAARLPRVKVTDLLLEVNAWCRFTGAFLDLRNGKGVERHDHLLTALLADGLNLGLTKMAEASPDPSVTVRRLMYLSDWFIRPESYAAGLAQIVNFQSKLPLAALWGDGTTSSSDGQRFPTGGHGKAFGHLNAKYGREPGVLFYTHVSDQYAPFHTKVITTNVRDALHVLDGLLYHLSELKIREHYTDTAGYTEQVFALCHLLGFRFAPRIRDLGETRLYTPEVASAYGLLEPLVAQRLNLRLIREHWDELRRLATSIKAGTVTASLILSKLASYPRQNGLALALRELGRVQRTLFTLEWLRDPELRRRVLAGLNKGELLHALKRAVAFHRGGEMRDRTFEAQSHRASGLNLVVAAISAWNAVYLGRAVEALRTEGQDVPDELLAHVSPLGWEHIGLTGDYLWRQELVPPPGAYRELRS, from the coding sequence TTGACCCCTCGGACACCCCTCCTCCTGACCCCCGCACAACGCGAGCAGTTCACCCGCTTCCCCGCCCTCGACGAGCGCACCCTCGCCCGGTATTACCTGCTGAGTGAGGAGGACCTCCGGCTGGTGAGAGAGCGGCGACGCGACTTCAACAAACTTGGCTACGCCGTACAGCTCACCGTGCTGCGCCACCTGGGACGCGGGCTCCGCAAAGGTGAGGCCCTACCCGCAGAGGTGCTGGCCTTCCTCGCCGAGCAACTGCGCGTCGATCCCGCCTGTCACGACGACTACGCCCGGCGGGACTCCACGCGCAAGGAGCACTTCGCCGAGTTGTGCCAGCGGCTAGGGTACGTCGAGTTGTCGGGGCGCCTAAACCGGGAGTTGCGCGACTGGCTCGTGCCCAGCGCCGTCGTCACCGAACAGGCCTTCCCCCTGGTGGGGACGCTCATCGACGAGTTGCGCCGACGCCACATCCTGACCCCACGGCTGTCGGTGCTGGAGCGGTTGGTGAACGCGGCGCGCATCCAAGCCGACCAGTACACCTACGGCCTGCTGAACCTGCCACTGAAGGGTGAACTTCCCGGGCGGGTGGATGCGCTGCTGACCCCGCAGGGCGACGAAGCCTTCTCACGGCTGGTCTGGCTGGGCCGTCCCGTCAGTGTCCCCAAGCCCAAGCACGTGCTGACCCTGCTCGACAAGCTGGCCTTCGTGCGAACGTTCCCAGTGCAGAGCAACCTGCGGGCGTTTCTACCGCAGAGTCGCCTGGCGCACCTGGCTGAGGAAGCCAGACGGGTGAGTGCCTCCCACCTCGCTGCCTACGAGCCTCAAAGACGGCAGGCCACCCTGATGGCGCGCCTCTTCGACCTGTCGGAGACCCTGACCGACGGGGTGTTCGACCTGCACGACCGCCTGATGGTGTCGCTGCTCCGGGAGGGGGAGCGGAACGCGGCGGAGGCGTTCGGGCAGCAGGGACCGTCCGTCATCGAGCAACTCGGCACGTACAAGTCCGTCTGTGCCGCCCTAATTGCCGCCCGGGAGGAGCAGACCGACCCGTACCGAGCCGTCGAGGCGGTCGTGTCGTGGGAGAGGCTGGTGAAGACAGTTCGTGACGGGCAAGACAAGATATCCACCGAACAGCTCGATCCCCTGCACCACGTGATGAAGGCGTATCCGAAGGTTCGGGCCTACGCGCCCCGGCTGCTCTCCGCCTTCACCTTCCACGCCCAGGGTACGGCGGCACCCCTGGTTGAGGCTCTGAATCTCCTGCGCGAAATGTACGCCTCAGGGAAGCGGACCCTGCCCGAGCATGTTCCGCTCAGTTTCGTGCGGCAGAAGTGGACCGCCCACGTCTTCCAGGATGGGGAGGTAGACCGGCGGGCGTACGAGCTATGCGTGCTGGACGAGCTGCGCCTGGCCCTGCGGTCGGGGGACGTATGGGTGGAGGGCAGTCGCAAGTACAGGGACCTCGACGCCTACCTCCTGCCCCAGGACGTATGGCAAAGTCGTCTCCCAGACCTCGCCCTCGACCTGCCGGAGACCTTCGAAGCGTTCTGGGCGGTCACCGAACCAAAGCTCGCCGGGCAATTGCGTGAGGTTGAGGACCTGCTTTCCAAGGGCGCCCTTTCGTCGGTCAGTCTGCTGAGCGGGAAGCTCCGGGTGGGCAAAGTGGTCAAGACGGTGCCCGACGAGGCGGGGCCGCTCCAGCGCACCCTGGCCGCCCGGCTGCCCCGGGTGAAAGTCACCGACCTGCTGTTGGAGGTCAATGCCTGGTGCCGCTTCACGGGCGCCTTTCTCGACCTCCGGAACGGGAAGGGCGTCGAGCGCCACGACCACCTCCTGACCGCCCTGCTGGCCGATGGCCTCAACCTGGGACTGACCAAGATGGCGGAGGCCTCGCCCGACCCGAGTGTGACGGTCCGTCGTCTGATGTACCTGTCGGACTGGTTTATCCGTCCGGAGTCGTATGCAGCGGGGCTCGCTCAGATCGTCAACTTCCAGTCCAAGCTCCCCCTGGCGGCGCTGTGGGGAGACGGCACGACAAGCAGTTCCGATGGACAGCGCTTTCCCACGGGGGGACACGGGAAGGCGTTCGGGCACCTGAACGCGAAGTACGGGCGGGAACCGGGCGTCTTGTTCTACACGCACGTCAGCGACCAGTACGCCCCTTTCCACACCAAGGTCATCACGACGAACGTGCGGGACGCCCTGCATGTGCTCGACGGGTTGCTCTACCACCTGTCCGAGTTGAAGATCAGGGAGCACTACACCGATACGGCGGGCTACACCGAGCAGGTCTTTGCTCTCTGCCACCTGCTGGGCTTTCGCTTCGCCCCCAGGATTCGGGACCTGGGCGAGACCCGGCTGTACACGCCCGAGGTCGCCTCGGCCTACGGTCTGCTGGAGCCGCTGGTAGCCCAGCGGCTCAACCTGCGGCTGATCCGCGAGCACTGGGACGAATTGCGACGGCTGGCGACCTCCATTAAAGCGGGCACGGTGACCGCCTCGTTGATCCTGTCCAAGCTGGCGTCCTACCCGAGACAAAACGGCCTCGCGCTGGCCCTCCGCGAACTGGGGCGAGTCCAGAGAACGTTGTTCACGTTGGAGTGGTTGCGGGACCCGGAGTTGCGTCGCCGGGTGCTGGCTGGGTTGAACAAGGGCGAGTTGCTCCACGCCTTGAAGCGGGCGGTGGCGTTCCACCGAGGTGGCGAGATGCGGGACCGGACGTTCGAGGCGCAGAGTCATCGGGCCAGCGGATTGAACCTCGTTGTGGCGGCGATCAGCGCGTGGAACGCGGTGTACCTGGGGCGGGCGGTGGAGGCGCTGCGGACTGAGGGACAGGACGTGCCGGATGAACTGCTGGCGCATGTGTCGCCGCTGGGGTGGGAGCACATCGGCCTGACGGGCGATTATCTGTGGCGCCAGGAGTTGGTGCCCCCGCCTGGGGCCTACCGGGAGTTGAGGAGCTAG
- a CDS encoding HEPN domain-containing protein translates to MASHTTYHGLWQAPDNTLDSYGYFEIRDDGLRLNMIGIREHAFEVSSHDVGKERGRLRVILPFSDHPNIPTLSAKTAEGKTVSLFDLAFRHSRGEWLGRQRDTAYYEYEPQLALIGERRVDDLSAERFTALSLDLHSFSGWPPGSPFEYEFRDDQPTRHYFVLEYQVPVTSVRVEELHLTLEFRTYFSSAPTGGRHIFDAHGRVTLVPDEPASIHALLELVGRVHILLDLLVGQRLKIKRLGLMTSNIQTVLEDGTEVHEAFELVTSQGRLDDSVDERVTPVFPYEDLGERAPVVFSTWLGAERKLRRAVNAFVVVAFAHDLVLDSQYTDLAGIVESLAREGGKQYYVEKSMFRDVARELRAAIPEDLPETLRSILAARIDTANEHSLQSKATALIEACWPIFADRITLTPFDLAAALANNRHALVHNDEGKKKLLARDGLSLYWLTQAIKWLAYGAIALRLGMDRDTVLARLRERIEETRLKLDYEHFKKGEG, encoded by the coding sequence GTGGCATCACACACCACCTACCACGGGCTGTGGCAAGCGCCCGACAACACCCTCGACAGCTACGGTTACTTCGAGATTCGAGACGATGGGTTGCGCCTCAACATGATCGGCATTCGAGAGCACGCTTTCGAAGTCAGTTCCCATGATGTCGGTAAGGAACGAGGGCGGCTCCGGGTCATCCTTCCGTTCTCCGACCACCCCAATATTCCGACGCTATCGGCGAAGACTGCCGAGGGCAAGACGGTTTCACTTTTCGACCTCGCTTTTCGTCACTCTCGCGGCGAGTGGCTCGGCCGCCAGCGTGACACCGCCTACTACGAATACGAGCCGCAGCTAGCGTTAATTGGGGAACGTCGGGTAGACGACCTATCAGCCGAGCGCTTCACGGCCCTGTCCCTAGACCTGCACAGCTTCTCTGGGTGGCCCCCCGGCTCACCCTTCGAGTACGAGTTCAGGGACGACCAGCCGACCCGCCACTACTTCGTCCTCGAATATCAGGTGCCCGTCACGAGTGTCCGTGTGGAAGAGCTGCACCTGACCCTGGAGTTCCGAACGTACTTCTCCTCCGCTCCCACAGGTGGACGCCACATCTTCGATGCACATGGGCGAGTTACCCTCGTCCCGGACGAACCAGCCAGCATCCACGCGCTCCTCGAACTCGTCGGCCGGGTCCACATCCTTCTCGATTTGCTTGTCGGTCAACGGCTCAAAATTAAACGCCTCGGGCTCATGACTTCCAACATCCAGACCGTGTTGGAGGACGGGACAGAAGTGCACGAGGCTTTCGAACTGGTGACGAGCCAAGGGCGCCTTGACGACAGCGTCGACGAGCGCGTCACGCCCGTCTTCCCCTACGAGGACCTAGGAGAGCGGGCTCCCGTCGTCTTCAGCACCTGGCTGGGGGCTGAACGCAAGCTGCGCCGCGCTGTGAACGCGTTCGTTGTGGTCGCGTTCGCCCATGATCTCGTGCTTGACTCGCAATACACCGACCTGGCGGGCATCGTCGAATCGCTCGCCCGCGAGGGGGGGAAGCAGTATTACGTCGAGAAGAGCATGTTCAGGGACGTTGCCCGAGAGCTTCGAGCGGCGATTCCCGAGGACTTGCCCGAGACCTTGCGCAGCATCCTCGCCGCACGAATCGACACGGCCAACGAGCATTCGCTGCAAAGCAAGGCCACGGCTCTCATCGAGGCGTGCTGGCCGATCTTCGCTGACAGGATCACATTGACGCCATTCGACCTGGCTGCGGCGCTGGCGAACAACCGCCACGCCCTGGTTCACAACGACGAAGGGAAGAAGAAGCTGCTCGCTCGTGACGGCTTGAGTTTGTACTGGTTGACGCAGGCCATCAAATGGTTGGCCTACGGTGCCATCGCGCTGCGCCTCGGCATGGACCGCGATACGGTCCTGGCCCGACTCCGGGAGCGAATTGAGGAGACGAGGCTGAAACTCGACTACGAACACTTCAAGAAAGGGGAAGGGTAA
- the istB gene encoding IS21-like element helper ATPase IstB, whose product MLPHPVIQQLRALKLDGMALALQEQQEQPGLRELSFEERLTLLVDRERACRDTRGLQRRLTAARLKVNASLEEVDVKHPRGLDARLLRSLAQGQWLAEKRGVIITGPTGVGKTFIGCALAHQACRQGFTALYAQTGRLLQELTLAKGDGRYLKLLASIARVNVLILDDWGLDVPTAEGRRILLEILDDRYERASTIITSQFPTPAWHANLGDPTLADAILDRVLHHAYRIELRGESLRKKSRKLTPETVSLS is encoded by the coding sequence ATGTTGCCCCATCCGGTGATTCAACAGTTGCGCGCCCTGAAGCTCGATGGCATGGCGCTCGCTTTGCAAGAACAACAGGAACAACCTGGTCTCCGCGAGCTGAGCTTCGAGGAACGACTCACCTTGCTGGTCGACCGTGAGCGGGCCTGCCGGGATACCCGGGGCTTGCAGCGCCGCCTGACGGCGGCGCGTTTGAAGGTCAATGCGAGCCTGGAAGAGGTGGATGTGAAACACCCGAGGGGGCTGGATGCCCGGTTGCTGCGTTCACTGGCCCAGGGTCAGTGGCTCGCCGAAAAAAGGGGGGTCATCATCACCGGCCCCACGGGCGTCGGGAAGACGTTCATCGGGTGTGCCCTGGCGCACCAGGCTTGCCGTCAGGGCTTCACGGCGTTGTATGCGCAAACCGGGCGACTGTTGCAGGAACTGACCCTGGCGAAAGGGGATGGACGGTATCTGAAGCTCCTGGCGAGCATCGCCAGGGTGAACGTCCTGATTCTGGATGACTGGGGGCTGGATGTGCCCACAGCGGAAGGTCGAAGGATTTTGCTGGAGATTCTGGATGACCGCTATGAACGGGCTTCGACGATCATTACCAGTCAGTTCCCGACCCCGGCCTGGCACGCGAATCTGGGAGATCCCACGCTGGCGGACGCGATCTTGGATCGCGTCCTGCATCACGCCTACCGGATCGAACTTCGGGGAGAAAGCCTCAGAAAGAAGAGCAGGAAGTTGACCCCGGAGACGGTCAGCCTTTCATAA